The proteins below come from a single Streptococcus canis genomic window:
- a CDS encoding DUF7604 domain-containing protein: MIPPNRLYRVVRLIVVISLIFSQLVLPIGQLGLQMVFTHTKEPQETVIQEDKGAQVVATKQELESENSSLKVALKRESGFEQDATLDASLDTESKEDNNQRSVIQAIATMALELRKQELSIIDAKIIRIQSSTNQRNDVTTTLTFKNGLSLEGVSTEINNPNVRVGIVNPNDTVQIIRPTVKQEADGKVKSLVFTGQLGDQLLIASTAHLKEEQSIALDSYGELVIDGAVELNQKDRPPYSKPITVNILKPKLSSMESSLDSKDFEIVKTIDNLYTWDDQFYLLDFISKQYEVLKTDYQSTKDSVPQIRDILFGEYAVEPLVTAKDHSNTINIYIRSIKPLGLKPMGATPVANQPRPFRSLTPRSARMRRSAPIEEPKSELEHHKRIDYLGDNQSTQQDNPDTTVDNADSQHDTSDLYRLYLDMTGKKQPLDILLIVDKSGSMREGIGSIEKYKYWESRYDQYYQTWISVGAVYFDEYFGPTYQPDRFTSYTYRSKESVSSGTRRDQAVKDALLGSTGLLQKFLDINPQNQLAVVGFQGSVAHRYYDEKLERTPWNTIMYQPSIETSKDADILKNWENSATLDSESLSYLSNNGTNYHAGLLKADEMLQKVANNGHRKIMLFISDGVPTFYFGTDKYRSGNGTTSDENNIINSQVGSKLAIDEFKRKYPNLSLYSLGVSKDINSDTASSSPVVLNYLSGKDHYYGISDTQQLEDTLNKIVEDSKISQLEISDSLSRYVDYYEQQPDLLVTRTSKSTKEVQTLFKDKQITNEGKDIVDKVLFTPKADMQPKGKVTLTFKPDYKVDDEYTYTLSFNVKASDKAYEAYKDMQGTYSVNGDNDTDYSGNQTSSGKGGLPSNSDASVNYMADGREQKLPYKHPVIQVKTVPITFTKVDADNSQKKLAGVEFELRKEDKKTVWETGTTDSNGRLEFKYLQKGKTYYLYEIKARIGYTLPENPWEVAIANNGDIKVKHPIEGELKSKDGSYMIKNHKIYQLPSSGGRGSQIFIIVGSLTATIALLFYRHQHRKKQY; the protein is encoded by the coding sequence ATGATACCCCCAAATAGATTATATAGAGTTGTTAGGCTAATAGTTGTTATAAGCCTAATTTTTTCGCAGTTAGTTTTACCTATAGGGCAACTAGGCTTGCAGATGGTTTTTACACATACCAAAGAACCTCAAGAGACTGTTATTCAAGAAGACAAGGGAGCTCAGGTAGTCGCAACGAAACAAGAATTAGAGTCAGAAAATAGTAGCTTAAAAGTAGCCCTTAAAAGAGAATCGGGTTTTGAACAAGATGCTACGCTTGATGCTTCTTTGGATACAGAATCCAAAGAAGATAATAATCAACGTAGCGTAATTCAAGCTATCGCTACTATGGCATTAGAATTGAGAAAGCAAGAGCTATCAATCATCGATGCCAAAATAATTAGAATCCAGTCTTCTACCAACCAAAGAAACGATGTCACAACAACCTTAACTTTTAAGAATGGCTTATCTTTAGAAGGTGTTTCAACCGAAATAAATAACCCGAATGTAAGAGTAGGTATCGTAAATCCCAATGATACCGTTCAAATAATAAGACCTACTGTCAAACAAGAAGCAGATGGTAAAGTTAAGAGTCTTGTTTTTACAGGCCAGCTTGGGGATCAGCTCCTAATCGCTAGTACAGCTCATCTAAAAGAAGAACAATCAATTGCGTTAGATTCTTATGGAGAATTAGTCATTGATGGAGCTGTTGAACTCAACCAGAAAGATAGGCCCCCTTACAGCAAGCCAATCACAGTAAATATCTTAAAGCCAAAGTTATCCTCAATGGAAAGTTCGCTTGATTCTAAAGATTTTGAAATCGTTAAAACGATTGACAATCTCTACACTTGGGACGATCAGTTTTATCTCTTGGATTTTATTTCCAAACAATACGAAGTTTTAAAAACTGACTACCAATCGACTAAAGACAGCGTTCCACAAATACGAGACATTTTGTTTGGAGAATACGCTGTCGAGCCTCTAGTCACGGCTAAAGACCATAGCAACACGATTAACATTTATATCCGCTCAATAAAACCGCTTGGTTTAAAACCAATGGGAGCAACACCGGTAGCAAACCAGCCACGTCCTTTTCGCTCCTTGACCCCCAGATCAGCTAGAATGAGGAGGTCTGCCCCAATCGAAGAACCCAAGAGTGAATTGGAGCACCATAAGCGGATTGACTATTTAGGAGATAATCAAAGCACTCAGCAGGATAACCCTGATACTACAGTTGATAATGCGGATAGCCAGCACGACACTTCGGACCTTTATCGTCTTTATTTGGATATGACAGGTAAAAAGCAACCATTGGATATTCTTCTTATTGTTGATAAGTCTGGCAGTATGCGAGAAGGAATTGGGTCAATAGAGAAATATAAATATTGGGAATCTCGATATGATCAGTATTATCAGACTTGGATAAGTGTTGGTGCAGTGTATTTTGATGAATATTTTGGTCCTACCTACCAACCTGACAGATTCACTTCTTACACTTATCGTTCGAAAGAATCCGTATCCTCTGGTACGAGGAGAGATCAGGCTGTTAAAGATGCTTTACTTGGCTCAACAGGACTTCTGCAGAAATTTTTAGATATTAATCCTCAAAATCAACTTGCTGTTGTTGGATTTCAAGGAAGTGTGGCTCATAGATATTATGACGAAAAGCTTGAGCGAACTCCTTGGAATACAATTATGTATCAACCAAGTATTGAAACCAGTAAAGATGCTGATATACTAAAAAATTGGGAAAATTCAGCCACCTTAGATTCGGAGAGTCTTTCCTATCTTTCAAATAATGGTACTAATTATCATGCGGGATTATTAAAAGCTGATGAAATGTTACAAAAAGTAGCTAATAATGGGCATCGAAAGATTATGCTTTTTATTAGTGATGGTGTACCGACATTTTATTTTGGAACAGATAAATATCGTTCAGGGAATGGTACAACGAGTGATGAGAATAATATTATTAATTCTCAAGTAGGTAGTAAGCTTGCGATAGATGAATTTAAACGAAAATATCCGAACCTTTCCCTCTATTCTCTAGGTGTTTCAAAAGATATTAATAGCGATACAGCTAGTTCTAGTCCTGTTGTTTTGAACTATTTATCTGGTAAAGACCATTACTATGGTATTTCAGATACTCAGCAATTAGAAGATACCTTAAATAAAATTGTTGAAGACAGTAAGATATCACAGCTAGAGATTTCCGATAGCTTAAGCCGGTATGTGGACTACTATGAGCAACAACCTGACTTACTTGTTACTAGAACTTCAAAGTCTACAAAAGAAGTTCAAACGCTATTTAAAGATAAGCAGATAACTAATGAGGGGAAAGACATTGTTGATAAAGTCTTGTTCACTCCAAAAGCTGATATGCAACCAAAAGGTAAAGTTACTTTAACTTTTAAACCTGATTATAAGGTTGATGATGAATATACCTATACGCTTTCTTTCAATGTCAAAGCATCTGATAAAGCTTATGAAGCATATAAGGATATGCAAGGAACGTATTCAGTGAATGGTGATAATGATACGGACTATTCAGGTAATCAAACCAGTTCTGGAAAAGGTGGATTGCCTTCTAATTCAGATGCTTCGGTTAATTATATGGCAGATGGCCGTGAACAGAAGTTACCTTATAAGCACCCAGTGATTCAGGTCAAAACAGTACCAATCACGTTTACTAAAGTAGATGCTGACAACAGCCAGAAAAAACTTGCAGGTGTTGAATTTGAACTTCGTAAAGAGGACAAGAAAACAGTTTGGGAAACGGGGACAACAGATTCAAACGGTAGACTAGAGTTTAAATACCTTCAAAAAGGCAAAACCTATTATCTTTACGAGATTAAGGCCAGAATAGGGTATACACTTCCAGAAAACCCATGGGAAGTTGCCATTGCTAACAATGGTGATATAAAAGTAAAACACCCGATTGAAGGTGAATTGAAGTCAAAAGATGGCTCTTACATGATTAAAAATCATAAGATTTATCAGTTGCCATCGTCTGGGGGAAGAGGAAGTCAAATTTTCATTATAGTTGGTAGCCTGACAGCAACCATAGCATTATTATTTTATAGACACCAACATAGGAAAAAGCAATATTAA
- a CDS encoding YSIRK-targeted surface antigen transcriptional regulator, producing MVTFDFKYVQTLHNLSQLPISVMSLDKELIQVYGNEDYLLPYHQILKRLVIPHDAEDISFYEGLFEESFLIFPIRQQIVVIGPFYPYSLDKAYHEKLADQFLELFSERTKEELITYMGLVPFFPINNMRSLLITIDAFFNTQFEITCQQVINQLSEHSKQIVADSKLIHQLKHENKPTFQLPTMLEHLNHIISLVRLGNPQLLQQEINRIPLSTVTSSSIPALRAEKNLSVIYFTRLLELSFEENTDVAKNYTLVKHYMALNEEARDLIDVLRIRCAAIISFSESIVNKSISDKRQMYNSVLHYVDSHLYSKLKVSDIASHLYVSESHLRSVFKKYSDISLQSHILKAKIQEAQLLLQRGMPVGEVAKVLHFYDTTHFLKTFKKYTGMSSNEYLAKYRDTAPK from the coding sequence ATGGTTACATTCGATTTTAAATATGTTCAAACATTGCATAACTTATCTCAACTGCCTATTTCAGTCATGTCGCTGGATAAGGAACTGATTCAGGTCTATGGTAATGAAGACTATTTATTGCCTTACCATCAAATATTGAAGCGTCTGGTTATCCCTCATGATGCCGAAGACATCAGTTTTTATGAGGGACTTTTTGAAGAGTCCTTTTTGATTTTTCCGATTCGACAACAGATTGTCGTTATTGGACCTTTTTACCCTTATTCCCTTGATAAGGCCTACCATGAAAAATTGGCAGATCAGTTTTTAGAGCTCTTTTCTGAACGCACTAAAGAAGAGCTTATAACTTATATGGGGCTTGTGCCATTTTTTCCAATTAACAATATGCGCAGCCTTTTGATAACTATTGATGCCTTTTTTAATACTCAGTTTGAGATTACTTGCCAGCAAGTTATTAATCAATTGTCGGAGCATTCGAAACAGATTGTGGCAGATTCTAAGCTTATTCATCAGCTCAAACATGAAAACAAACCTACTTTTCAGTTGCCTACTATGTTAGAACATCTTAATCATATTATCAGTCTCGTCAGGTTAGGCAATCCACAATTGCTCCAGCAAGAAATCAATCGTATTCCCCTATCCACTGTGACGTCCTCTTCGATTCCAGCACTGAGGGCTGAAAAAAATCTGTCTGTTATTTATTTCACCAGATTATTAGAGTTAAGCTTTGAGGAAAACACTGATGTCGCCAAGAATTACACTCTTGTGAAACATTATATGGCCTTGAATGAAGAAGCTCGAGATTTAATCGACGTTTTAAGGATTCGTTGCGCTGCTATTATCAGTTTTTCCGAATCTATAGTCAATAAAAGCATTTCTGATAAGCGTCAAATGTATAACAGTGTCCTCCATTATGTAGATAGTCACCTTTATTCCAAGCTCAAGGTCTCTGATATTGCTAGTCACTTATATGTATCAGAGTCTCATTTACGTTCTGTTTTCAAAAAATACTCTGATATTTCCTTGCAAAGCCATATTCTCAAGGCTAAGATTCAAGAAGCACAGCTGCTCTTGCAAAGAGGGATGCCTGTCGGAGAGGTGGCTAAAGTTTTGCATTTCTACGACACCACGCATTTCCTCAAGACATTTAAAAAATACACAGGCATGTCATCCAACGAGTATCTCGCCAAATACCGTGACACTGCTCCAAAATGA
- the hslO gene encoding Hsp33 family molecular chaperone HslO: MDNIIKSISQSGAFRAYVLDSTETVKAAQEKHNTLSSSTVALGRTLIANQLLAANQKGDSKITVKVIGDSSFGHIISVADTKGHVKGYIQNTGVDIKKTATGEVLVGPFMGNGHFVTIIDYGTGNPYTSTTPLITGEIGEDFAYYLTESEQIPSAVGLNVLLDENDKVKVAGGFMVQVLPGASEEEIARYEKRLQEMPAISQLLTSENHVDALLEAIYGDEPYKRLSEEPLSFQCDCSRERFETALMTLPKADLQAMIDEDKGAEIVCQFCGTKYQFNENDLEVLINDKA; the protein is encoded by the coding sequence ATGGATAACATTATTAAATCAATTTCTCAATCAGGTGCTTTTAGGGCTTATGTTCTTGATAGCACTGAAACAGTTAAAGCGGCTCAGGAAAAACACAATACCCTGTCATCATCAACAGTGGCCCTTGGTCGTACCTTGATTGCTAATCAACTATTAGCGGCCAACCAAAAAGGCGACAGCAAAATCACCGTCAAAGTGATTGGTGATTCTTCCTTTGGACACATTATTTCTGTGGCAGATACCAAAGGGCATGTGAAAGGTTACATTCAAAATACTGGTGTCGACATCAAAAAAACAGCAACAGGTGAAGTCCTTGTTGGACCTTTTATGGGAAATGGTCATTTTGTGACCATCATCGACTATGGCACAGGTAACCCTTACACCTCAACAACTCCTCTTATTACTGGGGAAATTGGTGAGGACTTTGCCTATTATTTGACCGAATCAGAGCAAATACCATCTGCTGTTGGGCTTAATGTGCTGCTCGATGAGAATGATAAGGTCAAAGTTGCTGGCGGTTTTATGGTGCAGGTGCTACCAGGCGCTTCTGAGGAAGAGATTGCTCGCTATGAAAAACGTCTACAAGAAATGCCTGCTATTTCTCAACTGCTAACTTCCGAAAATCATGTGGATGCTCTTTTGGAGGCCATCTATGGAGACGAGCCTTACAAACGTCTCTCCGAAGAACCTCTGAGTTTTCAGTGTGACTGTTCTAGAGAGCGCTTTGAGACAGCCTTAATGACCTTGCCTAAAGCAGATTTGCAGGCCATGATTGATGAAGATAAAGGTGCTGAGATTGTTTGCCAATTCTGCGGCACCAAGTACCAATTTAACGAAAATGATTTGGAGGTCCTCATCAATGACAAAGCTTAA
- the dusB gene encoding tRNA dihydrouridine synthase DusB codes for MTKLNSSFMIGDVEIPHRTVLAPMAGVTNSAFRTIAKEFGAGLVVMEMISEKGLLYNNEKTLHMLHIDENEHPMSIQLFGGDAEGLKRAADFIQTNTKADIVDINMGCPVNKVVKNEAGAKWLRDPDKIYHIVKEVTSVLDIPLTVKMRTGWADSSLAVENALAAEAAGVSALAMHGRTREQMYTGTCDHDTLARVSKAITKIPFIGNGDVRSVQDAKFMIEEIGVDAVMIGRAAMNNPYLFTQINHFFETGQELPDLPFAKKLDIAEDHLKRLINLKGETIAVREFRGLAPHYLRGTAGAAKVRGAVSRAETLAEVEAIFAQVR; via the coding sequence ATGACAAAGCTTAATTCTTCCTTTATGATTGGTGATGTGGAAATCCCTCACCGCACCGTACTTGCTCCCATGGCGGGAGTGACCAATTCTGCCTTTCGTACCATCGCCAAAGAATTTGGTGCTGGTTTAGTGGTTATGGAAATGATTTCCGAAAAAGGGCTTCTCTACAATAACGAAAAGACCCTCCACATGCTCCACATTGACGAGAATGAGCACCCTATGTCCATTCAATTATTTGGTGGTGATGCGGAAGGATTGAAACGTGCCGCTGATTTCATTCAAACCAACACTAAGGCCGATATTGTTGATATTAATATGGGCTGCCCTGTTAATAAGGTTGTCAAAAACGAGGCTGGTGCGAAATGGCTGCGTGACCCGGATAAGATTTACCACATTGTCAAGGAAGTCACTTCTGTTTTAGACATTCCACTGACTGTCAAAATGCGTACAGGCTGGGCGGATAGTTCGCTTGCTGTTGAAAATGCCCTTGCGGCTGAAGCAGCCGGTGTCTCTGCTCTTGCCATGCACGGCCGCACCCGTGAACAAATGTATACAGGAACCTGCGACCATGACACACTGGCTCGAGTTTCTAAAGCTATTACCAAGATTCCTTTTATTGGAAATGGGGACGTGCGTTCCGTTCAAGACGCCAAATTTATGATTGAAGAAATCGGTGTGGATGCCGTGATGATTGGCCGCGCAGCCATGAACAATCCTTACCTTTTCACTCAGATCAATCATTTCTTTGAGACTGGGCAAGAATTGCCTGATCTTCCCTTTGCCAAAAAACTAGACATCGCCGAAGATCACCTCAAACGCTTGATTAACCTCAAAGGTGAAACCATTGCTGTTCGGGAATTCCGTGGCTTAGCGCCACACTATCTTCGTGGAACAGCTGGTGCTGCCAAGGTTCGTGGTGCTGTTTCACGCGCTGAGACTCTAGCTGAGGTTGAAGCGATTTTTGCACAAGTA